The Candidatus Vicinibacter proximus sequence CTCCCAGTGCTGACTTGGTGAGAATATTTTGATTCGGCCAACTCTTTATCTTCAATAAAATTCTGTTTTTTCTGCCCTTTAATAAATCAAGTGCAGCCTCTTCATAATCAGGGGCTATAAGCACCTCATAAAATAACAGATCGATTTCTTTAGCGGTGTCCAGGTCCAAGGTTTTGTTGCAGATAAGTACGCCTCCAAATGCAGAGACAGGATCTCCGGCTAAGGCATCTTTCCAGGCAGCCAGCAGCGTATTGCGAACAGAAATGCCGCACACGTTATTGTGTTTTAATACTGCAAAACAAGGATTTCCAACCCTGAAATCTTCCATCAGCAACATCGCTGCATCCACATCAAGAATATTGTTGTAGGACAATTCTTTCCCCTGTAAAAATTCCAGATTCAGATCTCCCGAAAACCAGGCCTTTTGATGTGGGTTTTCTCCATAGCGTAAGGTTCGGCTTTTATCCTTCCCTTCAAAATAGTTTCTTATTTGGGTATCATAATGACTTGTAACTCCAAAAGCCTTTGTTGCTAAAAGTTTTCTCTCTTCGATCCGGCTGAGGGCATTACTCATTAGAATGTCCTGCAGATGCTGGTATTGTTCTTTTGAAGCAATGATGACTACATCTTTGTAATTCTTAGCCGCTGCACGAATCAAGGAAATACCGCCTATGTCAATTTTTTCAATAATTTCCCCCTCGTCTGTTGTATTTCTTACAGTCTCTTCAAAAGGATATAAATCCACTACTACCAGGTCAATAACCGGTATCTGAAAATGTGCTAGCTGGCTTAAATGATCTTCATTTCTGATGGCCAAAATACCACCAAATACCTTTGGATGAAGGGTTTTAACTCTTCCTCCAAGAATGGATGGGTATCCGGTGATGGTTTCTACACTTACCACAGGTATCCCCAATGCTTCAATGTATTCCTGGGTTCCTCCTGTGGAATAAATGACAATTCCGAGATCATGGATCAATCTGACCAATGGCTCCAGACCTTCTTTGTTGTATACCGAAATTAGCGCAGAATTGATTCTGGTAGCGCTCATGTAATTTTGAATTAGGAGTGCAAAGGTATAAACAAATTGGCAAGTTGATTCAGTTAACAGCCAAAAGGCAATTCCATGTATTTTTACAGATTCCAATCAACTAAAAAAATAAAAAATATATGATTATTTATAATGTGACCGTAAAAATAGATAAGGACAAAACAGACGAATGGCTACACTGGATGAAACATCATCATATTCCTGAAGTCCTCAATACCGGTTTTTTCGTTAAGTGCCGATTGTCTAAGCTTGACTTGAATGAAGAAGATGGACATACCTATGCACTCCAATATGATTGTCCGTCAATGGATCATTTAAATAAATACATGATGCTGTGTGCTCCGGAATTACAAAAAAAACACATAGAAAAATACGCAGGGAGCTTTGTAGCCTTTAGAACCATTCTTCAGGTAGTAGAAGAAATTTACCCGCAGGTTTCAGTTAACTGATCAAAACAGCCGGTTTATAATTTTTATCCTTTATTTG is a genomic window containing:
- a CDS encoding DUF4286 family protein — its product is MIIYNVTVKIDKDKTDEWLHWMKHHHIPEVLNTGFFVKCRLSKLDLNEEDGHTYALQYDCPSMDHLNKYMMLCAPELQKKHIEKYAGSFVAFRTILQVVEEIYPQVSVN